The proteins below come from a single Corynebacterium glyciniphilum AJ 3170 genomic window:
- a CDS encoding GNAT family N-acetyltransferase, which yields MGELTDRNGDAVTVRLTSKGNAYAIYLADDTRAGAAYFVDHGSERIFHHTIVGDDFAGRGLGSILVREALADTKSHDLTVVPSCQFVASWIERNGYDGPVSSPTPETDEYVLEHAGES from the coding sequence ATGGGTGAACTGACCGATAGGAACGGCGACGCCGTCACCGTCCGGTTGACGTCGAAGGGGAACGCGTATGCGATCTACCTCGCGGACGACACCCGCGCTGGCGCGGCATATTTCGTCGACCACGGGTCAGAGCGCATCTTCCACCACACGATCGTGGGCGACGACTTCGCCGGCCGTGGTCTGGGCAGCATCCTGGTGCGCGAAGCACTGGCGGACACGAAGTCCCATGACCTCACGGTCGTTCCGTCCTGCCAGTTCGTCGCGTCATGGATCGAGCGCAACGGGTACGACGGCCCGGTCTCCTCCCCCACCCCGGAAACCGACGAGTACGTGCTCGAGCACGCTGGCGAATCCTGA
- the folC gene encoding bifunctional tetrahydrofolate synthase/dihydrofolate synthase, whose product MTDKNEDFGEATLNATGLDLPIDLTEPANSDEDAAKLARPVTAEDLAALAEVEAELNERWPETKIDPTLDRIRQLMDLLGNPQRNYQAVHVAGTNGKTSVVRMVEALLRAFHRRTGRTTSPHLQLATERIAIDGVPLHPADYVRTWREIEPFVDMVDTQSEAAGGPRMSKFEILVAMAYAAFADAPVDVAVVEVGMGGRWDATNVIDADVAVVTPVGLDHTDYLGDTLAEIAGEKAGIIKQRWDADDLLTPPDNVAVIAEQEPEALEVLLRQAVESDSSVARAGSEFAVVESTVAVGGQTLTLKGLGGVYTDIFLPLSGAHQARNAATALAAVEAFFGAGAGRMLDEETVRRGFAQVSSPGRLERVRATPSVFIDASHNPHGARALAQAIDRDFSFRRLIGVVGVLGDKDARGILAALEPVLDEIVVTQNTSPRAVDVEDLAEYARDAFGEERVHVAPNLPGAVELAVELAEDDGGFGDSQVSGAGVLVTGSVVTAGDARTLFGKDPA is encoded by the coding sequence GTGACTGACAAGAACGAGGACTTCGGTGAAGCAACACTGAACGCCACCGGGCTCGATCTGCCGATCGACCTCACTGAGCCGGCGAACAGCGACGAGGATGCAGCCAAGCTCGCCCGCCCGGTGACTGCCGAGGACCTTGCCGCACTGGCGGAGGTGGAGGCCGAACTCAACGAGCGGTGGCCGGAGACCAAGATCGACCCGACTCTGGACCGCATCCGTCAGCTCATGGATCTGCTCGGTAACCCGCAACGGAACTATCAGGCCGTCCACGTCGCCGGAACCAACGGGAAGACGTCGGTGGTCCGCATGGTGGAGGCGCTGCTGCGGGCATTCCACCGACGTACCGGGCGCACCACCAGCCCTCACCTGCAGCTGGCCACCGAACGTATCGCGATCGACGGCGTCCCACTGCACCCGGCGGATTACGTCCGTACCTGGAGGGAGATCGAACCCTTCGTGGACATGGTCGACACCCAGTCCGAGGCCGCCGGTGGACCGCGGATGAGCAAGTTCGAGATCCTCGTGGCCATGGCCTACGCCGCGTTCGCCGACGCACCCGTCGACGTCGCCGTGGTCGAGGTCGGTATGGGAGGCCGCTGGGACGCCACCAATGTCATCGACGCCGATGTCGCCGTGGTCACTCCGGTCGGTCTCGACCACACCGACTACCTCGGCGACACACTCGCCGAGATCGCCGGCGAGAAGGCCGGCATCATCAAGCAGCGCTGGGACGCGGACGACCTGCTCACCCCGCCGGACAACGTGGCCGTCATCGCCGAGCAGGAGCCGGAGGCCCTGGAGGTGCTCCTGCGTCAGGCCGTCGAGTCCGATTCCTCGGTCGCGCGCGCCGGCAGCGAATTCGCCGTCGTCGAATCCACCGTCGCCGTCGGCGGCCAGACACTCACCCTGAAAGGACTCGGCGGGGTCTACACCGACATCTTCCTGCCGCTCTCCGGTGCCCATCAGGCTCGGAACGCCGCCACCGCTTTGGCCGCGGTTGAAGCGTTCTTCGGTGCCGGTGCCGGGCGCATGCTTGACGAAGAGACCGTCCGGCGCGGTTTCGCACAGGTGAGCTCACCTGGGCGCCTGGAACGGGTGCGGGCGACCCCGAGCGTATTCATCGACGCCTCCCACAACCCCCACGGAGCACGCGCACTGGCCCAGGCCATTGACCGGGATTTCTCCTTCCGTCGCCTCATCGGCGTCGTCGGTGTACTCGGAGACAAGGATGCCCGCGGCATTCTCGCTGCACTGGAGCCTGTGCTCGATGAAATCGTGGTTACCCAGAACACCTCGCCACGTGCGGTCGATGTCGAGGACCTCGCAGAGTATGCGCGGGACGCCTTCGGCGAGGAGCGTGTCCACGTCGCGCCGAACCTCCCCGGTGCCGTCGAACTCGCCGTGGAACTCGCTGAGGACGACGGCGGCTTCGGCGACAGCCAGGTATCCGGAGCAGGAGTCCTGGTGACCGGTTCGGTCGTCACCGCCGGTGACGCGAGAACCTTGTTCGGGAAGGATCCGGCGTGA
- a CDS encoding LOG family protein, producing MTVTATASRVAPKRVALYLGSASGDSPGYRDMTVAVVRHLAANGHSLVYGGGSVGLMGVAADTALDEGMDVHGVITRHLYDGETGHTGLTSLEIVETMNERKNRMAETADAMVTLPGGIGTLEEFFEVWTAQVLGIHHKPVALMDVEWYWAPLLGMIDQMVSRGFFNAEHRDGLIHLTEVSGLSAALDSWTPAAAKWSQKKIHTTTGAMTGETRMP from the coding sequence GTGACCGTCACAGCGACAGCGAGCCGGGTCGCACCGAAACGTGTCGCCCTCTACCTCGGCTCCGCCAGTGGGGACAGTCCTGGCTACCGGGACATGACCGTCGCTGTCGTCCGACACTTGGCAGCGAATGGGCATTCACTGGTTTACGGCGGCGGATCCGTCGGGCTGATGGGTGTCGCCGCAGACACCGCACTGGACGAGGGCATGGACGTCCACGGTGTGATCACCCGGCATCTGTACGACGGGGAGACCGGCCATACCGGGCTGACCAGCCTGGAGATCGTCGAGACCATGAATGAACGCAAGAACAGGATGGCGGAGACGGCGGACGCCATGGTCACCCTGCCCGGTGGCATCGGCACACTCGAGGAGTTCTTCGAGGTGTGGACCGCCCAGGTTCTCGGGATCCACCACAAGCCGGTGGCGTTGATGGACGTGGAGTGGTACTGGGCTCCGCTTCTCGGAATGATCGACCAGATGGTCTCCCGTGGTTTCTTCAACGCCGAGCACCGCGACGGGCTCATCCACCTCACCGAGGTCTCCGGGTTGAGTGCCGCGTTGGACTCCTGGACCCCGGCTGCGGCAAAGTGGTCGCAGAAGAAGATTCATACGACCACCGGTGCGATGACCGGCGAAACGAGGATGCCGTGA
- the ndk gene encoding nucleoside-diphosphate kinase gives MTERTLILIKPDGVSRGLVGEIIARIERKGLTLSALDLRVADRETAEKHYAEHSDKPFFGDLVDFVTSAPMIAGIVEGERAIDAWRQLAGGTDPVSKATPGSIRGDFATSVGENVVHGSDSPESAEREIGIWFPNL, from the coding sequence ATGACTGAACGCACTCTCATCCTCATCAAGCCGGACGGCGTCTCCCGTGGCCTCGTCGGCGAGATCATCGCCCGTATCGAGCGTAAGGGCCTGACCCTCTCTGCCCTGGACCTGCGTGTCGCCGACCGCGAGACCGCCGAGAAGCACTACGCCGAGCACTCCGACAAGCCGTTCTTCGGTGACCTGGTCGACTTCGTCACCTCTGCACCGATGATCGCCGGCATCGTCGAAGGTGAGCGCGCGATTGACGCATGGCGTCAGCTCGCCGGCGGCACCGATCCGGTCTCGAAAGCTACTCCGGGTTCGATCCGCGGCGACTTCGCGACCTCGGTCGGCGAGAACGTCGTCCACGGATCCGACTCGCCGGAGTCGGCAGAGCGCGAGATCGGCATCTGGTTCCCGAACCTCTGA
- a CDS encoding DUF4233 domain-containing protein encodes MSDNTTPLGPAHEMQVDPFKGLKGMMAGIMLMEAITVLLVLAVVGVVDDGAHATVFNMTYVAVLGVAMVVASFMQFRPWADKMNIGLQVFAALGVIVHPTMLFVAVLFILAWWYTYHLRANVKSRMDKGLLPAQHYYVAEDRD; translated from the coding sequence GTGAGTGACAACACCACCCCTCTGGGGCCTGCCCATGAGATGCAGGTCGACCCGTTCAAGGGGTTGAAGGGCATGATGGCCGGCATCATGCTCATGGAGGCGATCACGGTGCTGCTGGTGCTCGCGGTCGTCGGTGTCGTCGACGACGGGGCACACGCCACCGTATTCAACATGACCTACGTCGCCGTGCTTGGCGTGGCGATGGTGGTGGCGTCGTTCATGCAGTTCCGCCCGTGGGCGGACAAGATGAACATCGGCCTGCAGGTCTTCGCTGCGCTGGGTGTGATCGTGCACCCGACGATGCTTTTTGTAGCGGTCCTGTTTATCCTCGCGTGGTGGTACACCTACCACCTCCGTGCGAATGTGAAGAGCAGAATGGACAAGGGTCTGCTCCCCGCCCAGCATTACTACGTCGCGGAAGACCGCGACTGA
- a CDS encoding YoaK family protein: MNTYRRGERALAMCLAAVAGYADSIGFMFYGGVFLSFMSGNSTRLAVSIVEDDSELMWLAGRCIVLFMVGVMCGALVHRLVTRRWGRYRAREAVLVAVSLVFLASSVSLASGSETLAVMLLSVGIGAMNSVFERDGEVSIALTYVTGTLVKAGQRFVDSFFGGRVSAWVYPLLMAVCLSVGAIVGAVVFFNLGLVAVYPLTGFLIVVTVTNQVVRDRRRRRGLPL, from the coding sequence ATGAATACCTACCGCCGCGGGGAACGGGCCCTCGCCATGTGTCTCGCCGCCGTCGCCGGGTACGCCGACTCCATCGGATTCATGTTCTACGGTGGAGTCTTCCTGTCGTTCATGTCAGGGAACAGCACCCGACTGGCGGTGTCTATCGTGGAAGATGACAGTGAACTGATGTGGCTGGCGGGCCGCTGCATCGTATTGTTCATGGTCGGGGTGATGTGCGGTGCGCTGGTCCATCGGCTCGTGACCCGCCGGTGGGGAAGGTACCGTGCCCGGGAAGCGGTTCTGGTCGCTGTGTCCCTGGTCTTCCTCGCCTCGTCGGTGTCGCTGGCCTCAGGCTCCGAGACGCTGGCGGTGATGTTGTTGTCTGTGGGCATCGGTGCCATGAACTCGGTCTTCGAACGGGACGGAGAGGTCAGTATCGCGCTGACCTATGTGACCGGCACGCTGGTGAAGGCGGGGCAACGTTTCGTGGACTCCTTCTTTGGCGGACGGGTGTCGGCCTGGGTGTACCCGTTGCTCATGGCGGTGTGTCTCTCCGTCGGCGCGATCGTCGGTGCCGTGGTCTTCTTCAACCTCGGTCTGGTGGCCGTCTACCCGTTGACGGGGTTCCTGATAGTCGTGACGGTGACCAATCAAGTGGTCCGCGACCGGCGCCGGCGCCGGGGGTTGCCTCTTTAA